From a single Drosophila sulfurigaster albostrigata strain 15112-1811.04 chromosome 3, ASM2355843v2, whole genome shotgun sequence genomic region:
- the LOC133841988 gene encoding protein big brother encodes MMNEAAALANMIPYDTIGLYEQPKPRFIFKMPRVVPDQKSKFESDELFRRLSRESEIRYTGYRERSIEERQVRFMNGCREGHTETSFVASGTNLQLVFNANQNPYLHDKECDFDKEHGKVHIKSYFIMNGVCVRFRGWLDLERLDGVGCLEYDERRAMHEDAILRDQIDRYNQRLREFEDTKRAYRDNRQDEMEAVRRGVASGGIGVGASMWRR; translated from the coding sequence ATGATGAACGAGGCTGCAGCACTGGCAAACATGATACCGTACGACACAATTGGACTCTACGAGCAGCCCAAGCCGCGTTTTATCTTCAAAATGCCACGCGTAGTGCCCGACCAGAAGTCCAAGTTCGAGAGCGACGAGCTCTTTCGTCGCCTGAGCCGTGAGAGCGAGATACGCTACACAGGCTATCGGGAGCGCAGCATCGAGGAGCGTCAGGTGCGCTTCATGAATGGCTGTCGTGAGGGACACACGGAAACCAGTTTTGTGGCATCTGGAACGAACCTGCAGCTGGTGTTCAATGCCAATCAGAATCCCTATCTGCACGACAAAGAATGCGACTTTGACAAGGAGCACGGCAAGGTGCACATAAAATCCTATTTCATTATGAACGGAGTCTGTGTGCGATTCCGGGGCTGGCTCGATCTGGAACGTTTGGATGGCGTTGGTTGTCTGGAGTACGACGAACGTCGGGCCATGCACGAGGATGCCATACTACGTGATCAGATCGATCGCTACAACCAGCGATTGCGTGAATTCGAGGACACCAAGCGCGCCTATCGTGACAATCGCCAGGATGAGATGGAGGCTGTGCGACGGGGCGTCGCATCCGGCGGCATTGGTGTGGGCGCCAGTATGTGGCGACGTTAG
- the LOC133841984 gene encoding tRNA N(3)-methylcytidine methyltransferase Mettl2 isoform X2 — protein sequence MSETSQPVEDAGDNEKRPQFGTRLLTDDADVFKHNAWDHVQWDTDQEEAAQAAVQKNSTVKMSDDQRERFQSDAPKFWNSFYGIHDNGFFKDRHWLLTEFPELAPNEANDKTQPRSIFELGCGVGNTIFPILELSSETQLRVYGCDFSERAIEILRSQRQFDAKRCEVFVMDATEEQWKVPFEENSQDIIVMIFVLSAIEPSKMQRVLENCYRYLKPGGLLLFRDYGRYDLAQLRFKSGKCLEDNFYVRGDGTMVYFFTEQEIRDMFSKTGLKEEQLIVDRRLQVNRGRGLKMYRVWIQTKFRKPL from the exons ATGAGCGAAACGAGTCAGCCTGTAGAGGATGCTGGCGACAATGAGAAGCGCCCTCAGTTCGGCACACGTTTGCTTACGGATGATGCCGACGTGTTCAAACACAACGCTTG GGACCACGTGCAATGGGACACGGACCAGGAGGAGGCCGCTCAAGCGGCTGTTCAGAAGAACTCGACGGTGAAGATGAGTGACGATCAGCGGGAACGCTTTCAATCGGATGCACCCAAGTTTTGGAATTCATTTTATGGCATACACGACAATGGTTTCTTCAAAGATCGCCACTGGCTCTTGACAGAATTTCCGGAGCTGGCGCCAAATGAGGCTAACGACAAAACACAACCGAGAAGCATATTCGAATTGGGCTGTGGCGTTGGAAATACTATTTTTCCCATACTAGAGCTCAGCTCGGAAACGCAGCTGCGGGTATATGGATGTGATTTTTCAGAGAGAGCTATCGAAATCTTGCGCAGTCAGCGACAGTTTGACGCCAAGCGCTGTGAAGTCTTTGTTATGGATGCGACAGAGGAGCAGTGGAAAGTTCCCTTTGAGGAGAACTCACAGGACATAATTGTGatgatatttgttttgtccgcCATCGAGCCGTCTAAAATGCAGCGGGTGCTGGAGAATTGTTATCGCTATCTTAAGCCAGGTGGGCTTTTGCTGTTTCGAGACTATGGACGTTACGACCTGGCGCAGTTGCGATTCAAGAGTGGCAAGTGCCTGGAGGACAATTTCTATGTACGTGGCGATGGCACCATGGTATACTTTTTCACAGAGCAGGAGATTCGTGACATGTTCAGCAAGACTGGACTAAAGGAGGAGCAGCTCATCGTGGACAGACGGTTGCAGGTCAATCGTGGACGAGGTCTTAAAATGTATCGAGTTTGGATACAGACAAAGTTTCGAAAACCACTGTAA
- the LOC133841984 gene encoding tRNA N(3)-methylcytidine methyltransferase Mettl2 isoform X1 → MLATMRSALSSAHVCLRMMPTCSNTTLGKYLERSFASKTWEHTRLRKKPSGAGDRILTDASEVFEFNAWDHVQWDTDQEEAAQAAVQKNSTVKMSDDQRERFQSDAPKFWNSFYGIHDNGFFKDRHWLLTEFPELAPNEANDKTQPRSIFELGCGVGNTIFPILELSSETQLRVYGCDFSERAIEILRSQRQFDAKRCEVFVMDATEEQWKVPFEENSQDIIVMIFVLSAIEPSKMQRVLENCYRYLKPGGLLLFRDYGRYDLAQLRFKSGKCLEDNFYVRGDGTMVYFFTEQEIRDMFSKTGLKEEQLIVDRRLQVNRGRGLKMYRVWIQTKFRKPL, encoded by the exons ATGCTGGCGACAATGAGAAGCGCCCTCAGTTCGGCACACGTTTGCTTACGGATGATGCCGACGTGTTCAAACACAACGCTTGGTAAATATCTCGAACGGAGTTTTGCCAGCAAAACTTGGGAACACACTCGTCTGCGCAAGAAACCAAGCGGAGCTGGTGATCGGATACTTACTGATGCGAGCGAGGTGTTCGAGTTTAATGCatg GGACCACGTGCAATGGGACACGGACCAGGAGGAGGCCGCTCAAGCGGCTGTTCAGAAGAACTCGACGGTGAAGATGAGTGACGATCAGCGGGAACGCTTTCAATCGGATGCACCCAAGTTTTGGAATTCATTTTATGGCATACACGACAATGGTTTCTTCAAAGATCGCCACTGGCTCTTGACAGAATTTCCGGAGCTGGCGCCAAATGAGGCTAACGACAAAACACAACCGAGAAGCATATTCGAATTGGGCTGTGGCGTTGGAAATACTATTTTTCCCATACTAGAGCTCAGCTCGGAAACGCAGCTGCGGGTATATGGATGTGATTTTTCAGAGAGAGCTATCGAAATCTTGCGCAGTCAGCGACAGTTTGACGCCAAGCGCTGTGAAGTCTTTGTTATGGATGCGACAGAGGAGCAGTGGAAAGTTCCCTTTGAGGAGAACTCACAGGACATAATTGTGatgatatttgttttgtccgcCATCGAGCCGTCTAAAATGCAGCGGGTGCTGGAGAATTGTTATCGCTATCTTAAGCCAGGTGGGCTTTTGCTGTTTCGAGACTATGGACGTTACGACCTGGCGCAGTTGCGATTCAAGAGTGGCAAGTGCCTGGAGGACAATTTCTATGTACGTGGCGATGGCACCATGGTATACTTTTTCACAGAGCAGGAGATTCGTGACATGTTCAGCAAGACTGGACTAAAGGAGGAGCAGCTCATCGTGGACAGACGGTTGCAGGTCAATCGTGGACGAGGTCTTAAAATGTATCGAGTTTGGATACAGACAAAGTTTCGAAAACCACTGTAA
- the LOC133841989 gene encoding neuronal synaptobrevin isoform X3: MADAAAAGDAPPTDGPPAGEGGDGEIVGGPRNPQQIAAQKRLQQTQAQVDEVVDIMRTNVEKVLERDAKLSELDDRADALQQGASQFEQQAGKLKRKFWLQNLKMMIIMGVIGLVIVGIIANMMSEDDPPTALQQPQTSSSISVPAPTSASAPPHHTLVKSEPPTTLEKTPLAEKLTDYPPTPRDDVVTGQ; encoded by the exons AT GGCGgacgctgcagcagctggcgATGCACCACCAACCGACGGCCCACCAGCCGGTGAGGGAGGCGATGGTGAGATTGTGGGCGGACCACGCAACCCGCAGCAAATTGCGGCACAAAAGCGCTTGCAACAAACGCAGGCCCAAGTCGATGAG GTTGTTGATATAATGCGCACGAATGTCGAGAAGGTGCTGGAGCGAGATGCCAAGCTCTCGGAGCTGGACGATCGTGCCGATGCTTTACAACAAGGCGCCTCGCAATTCGAGCAACAGGCGGGCAAACTGAAGCGAAAATTCTGGTTGCAGAATTTGAAG ATGATGATCATCATGGGCGTGATTGGACTGGTTATTGTGGGCATTATAGCAA ACATGATGTCGGAGGATGACCCACCAACTGCTTTACAGCAGCCTCAAACATCTTCATCTATATCAGTACCAGCACCAACATCAGCATCTGCACCACCACACCACACACTAGTTAAATCCGAACCACCAACGACACTCGAGAAAACTCCATTGGCCGAAAAATTGACCGATTACCCACCGACTCCCAGAGATGACGTGGTGACAGGACAATAA
- the LOC133841989 gene encoding neuronal synaptobrevin isoform X2 encodes MGKKDKNKEQADAAAAGDAPPTDGPPAGEGGDGEIVGGPRNPQQIAAQKRLQQTQAQVDEVVDIMRTNVEKVLERDAKLSELDDRADALQQGASQFEQQAGKLKRKFWLQNLKMMIIMGVIGLVIVGIIANKLGLIGGDQQQPPPYYQQYPPYRPPAPGAGAPAPGEQSALVDHAADGGAAAGGGAAAEPGHGGV; translated from the exons ATGGGCAAAAAAGACAAGAACAAGGAACA GGCGgacgctgcagcagctggcgATGCACCACCAACCGACGGCCCACCAGCCGGTGAGGGAGGCGATGGTGAGATTGTGGGCGGACCACGCAACCCGCAGCAAATTGCGGCACAAAAGCGCTTGCAACAAACGCAGGCCCAAGTCGATGAG GTTGTTGATATAATGCGCACGAATGTCGAGAAGGTGCTGGAGCGAGATGCCAAGCTCTCGGAGCTGGACGATCGTGCCGATGCTTTACAACAAGGCGCCTCGCAATTCGAGCAACAGGCGGGCAAACTGAAGCGAAAATTCTGGTTGCAGAATTTGAAG ATGATGATCATCATGGGCGTGATTGGACTGGTTATTGTGGGCATTATAGCAA ATAAACTTGGCCTCATTGGGGGCGAtcaacagcagccgccgccaTATTATCAACAATATCCACCATACAGGCCACCAGCACCAGGAGCCGGTGCACCCGCCCCTGGAGAACAGTCGGCACTGGTTGATCATGCAGCAGATGGTGGCGCCGCAGCAGGGGGTGGGGCAGCGGCTGAGCCGGGGCACGGTGGCGTATAA
- the LOC133841989 gene encoding neuronal synaptobrevin isoform X4, which translates to MGKKDKNKEQADAAAAGDAPPTDGPPAGEGGDGEIVGGPRNPQQIAAQKRLQQTQAQVDEVVDIMRTNVEKVLERDAKLSELDDRADALQQGASQFEQQAGKLKRKFWLQNLKMMIIMGVIGLVIVGIIAKKDEE; encoded by the exons ATGGGCAAAAAAGACAAGAACAAGGAACA GGCGgacgctgcagcagctggcgATGCACCACCAACCGACGGCCCACCAGCCGGTGAGGGAGGCGATGGTGAGATTGTGGGCGGACCACGCAACCCGCAGCAAATTGCGGCACAAAAGCGCTTGCAACAAACGCAGGCCCAAGTCGATGAG GTTGTTGATATAATGCGCACGAATGTCGAGAAGGTGCTGGAGCGAGATGCCAAGCTCTCGGAGCTGGACGATCGTGCCGATGCTTTACAACAAGGCGCCTCGCAATTCGAGCAACAGGCGGGCAAACTGAAGCGAAAATTCTGGTTGCAGAATTTGAAG ATGATGATCATCATGGGCGTGATTGGACTGGTTATTGTGGGCATTATAGCAA AGAAAGACGAAGAATAA
- the LOC133841989 gene encoding neuronal synaptobrevin isoform X1 translates to MGKKDKNKEQADAAAAGDAPPTDGPPAGEGGDGEIVGGPRNPQQIAAQKRLQQTQAQVDEVVDIMRTNVEKVLERDAKLSELDDRADALQQGASQFEQQAGKLKRKFWLQNLKMMIIMGVIGLVIVGIIANMMSEDDPPTALQQPQTSSSISVPAPTSASAPPHHTLVKSEPPTTLEKTPLAEKLTDYPPTPRDDVVTGQ, encoded by the exons ATGGGCAAAAAAGACAAGAACAAGGAACA GGCGgacgctgcagcagctggcgATGCACCACCAACCGACGGCCCACCAGCCGGTGAGGGAGGCGATGGTGAGATTGTGGGCGGACCACGCAACCCGCAGCAAATTGCGGCACAAAAGCGCTTGCAACAAACGCAGGCCCAAGTCGATGAG GTTGTTGATATAATGCGCACGAATGTCGAGAAGGTGCTGGAGCGAGATGCCAAGCTCTCGGAGCTGGACGATCGTGCCGATGCTTTACAACAAGGCGCCTCGCAATTCGAGCAACAGGCGGGCAAACTGAAGCGAAAATTCTGGTTGCAGAATTTGAAG ATGATGATCATCATGGGCGTGATTGGACTGGTTATTGTGGGCATTATAGCAA ACATGATGTCGGAGGATGACCCACCAACTGCTTTACAGCAGCCTCAAACATCTTCATCTATATCAGTACCAGCACCAACATCAGCATCTGCACCACCACACCACACACTAGTTAAATCCGAACCACCAACGACACTCGAGAAAACTCCATTGGCCGAAAAATTGACCGATTACCCACCGACTCCCAGAGATGACGTGGTGACAGGACAATAA
- the LOC133841989 gene encoding neuronal synaptobrevin isoform X5, with the protein MGKKDKNKEQADAAAAGDAPPTDGPPAGEGGDGEIVGGPRNPQQIAAQKRLQQTQAQVDEVVDIMRTNVEKVLERDAKLSELDDRADALQQGASQFEQQAGKLKRKFWLQNLKMMIIMGVIGLVIVGIIASNFM; encoded by the exons ATGGGCAAAAAAGACAAGAACAAGGAACA GGCGgacgctgcagcagctggcgATGCACCACCAACCGACGGCCCACCAGCCGGTGAGGGAGGCGATGGTGAGATTGTGGGCGGACCACGCAACCCGCAGCAAATTGCGGCACAAAAGCGCTTGCAACAAACGCAGGCCCAAGTCGATGAG GTTGTTGATATAATGCGCACGAATGTCGAGAAGGTGCTGGAGCGAGATGCCAAGCTCTCGGAGCTGGACGATCGTGCCGATGCTTTACAACAAGGCGCCTCGCAATTCGAGCAACAGGCGGGCAAACTGAAGCGAAAATTCTGGTTGCAGAATTTGAAG ATGATGATCATCATGGGCGTGATTGGACTGGTTATTGTGGGCATTATAGCAA GTAACTTTATGTAG